Proteins found in one Hypericibacter terrae genomic segment:
- a CDS encoding hemin-degrading factor: protein MLDDATAVERRDPRSLKAIWAEHKAANPKQRIRDAAAVLGVSEAELVATDLGAGTTRLQPRWKALIEAMPALGRVMALTRNEYCVHEKVGRYDQIHLNDQGGVILDPEIDLRLFFGHWQHGFAVTEALEAGGQRHSLQFFDRDGLAVHKIYLKPESDVAAFQALVADFKAEDQCAAITVTPVDPPASDRPDAEIDVAALDTRWRALQDTHDFFGMLRELKVGRVQSFRLVPDDLARPVDNGAFSRGLELAAEAGLPVMIFVGSPGVIQIHTGPVTTVKRLGPWQNVLDDGFNLHLREDGIESCWLVRKPTKDGIVTSLEIFDAAGQQIAWMFGKRKPGQAEDSVWPALALRAVGAAG, encoded by the coding sequence ATGTTGGACGATGCGACCGCGGTGGAGCGCCGGGACCCGCGCAGCCTCAAAGCGATCTGGGCCGAGCACAAGGCCGCCAATCCGAAGCAGCGGATCCGCGACGCGGCCGCGGTACTCGGCGTCAGCGAGGCCGAGCTGGTGGCGACCGATCTCGGCGCTGGCACCACGCGGCTGCAGCCGCGCTGGAAGGCTCTGATCGAAGCGATGCCGGCATTAGGCCGGGTGATGGCGCTCACCCGCAACGAATATTGCGTGCATGAGAAGGTGGGCCGCTACGACCAGATCCATCTCAACGACCAGGGCGGCGTCATCCTGGATCCGGAGATCGATTTGCGGCTGTTCTTCGGCCATTGGCAGCATGGCTTCGCCGTGACCGAGGCGCTGGAGGCGGGCGGGCAGCGCCACAGCCTCCAGTTCTTCGATCGCGATGGGCTGGCGGTCCATAAGATCTATCTGAAGCCGGAAAGCGACGTCGCGGCCTTCCAGGCGCTGGTCGCCGACTTCAAGGCCGAGGATCAGTGCGCGGCCATTACGGTGACGCCGGTCGATCCGCCGGCTTCCGACCGGCCGGATGCCGAGATCGACGTGGCGGCCTTGGATACGCGCTGGCGCGCTCTCCAGGACACGCACGACTTCTTCGGCATGTTGCGCGAGCTGAAAGTGGGTCGCGTGCAATCCTTCCGGCTGGTGCCGGACGATCTGGCACGGCCCGTCGACAATGGCGCCTTCTCGCGCGGGTTGGAACTGGCGGCCGAGGCCGGCCTGCCGGTGATGATCTTCGTCGGCTCGCCCGGCGTGATCCAGATCCACACCGGGCCGGTCACCACCGTCAAGCGCCTGGGTCCCTGGCAGAACGTGCTGGATGACGGCTTCAACCTGCATCTGCGCGAGGACGGGATCGAGAGCTGCTGGCTGGTGCGCAAGCCGACCAAGGACGGCATCGTCACCTCGCTCGAGATCTTCGACGCCGC